The following proteins come from a genomic window of Sorghum bicolor cultivar BTx623 chromosome 3, Sorghum_bicolor_NCBIv3, whole genome shotgun sequence:
- the LOC8084814 gene encoding GDSL esterase/lipase At5g03610 isoform X1, whose amino-acid sequence MDLIITVSKVIVCKGADHGCKHYKTCFLFIYSTYTLLSVNHVRQPMRAMARALHWYNGLFVFGDSFADTGNSPKSDLSEVTRQWYKPYGSSHGFLRDPTGRFSNSLVQSDFIAKILGRSEAPLTYRRTKAGYPDKFGVNFAVGGAGVFEVPREAPTLARQIDDFEKMLDDDRTIGKWQLRQSVALVAISGNDYARVAANTSSDGADITGFVGNVTDEIARGVDRLRKLGVTKVLVNTLHPLACTPWQSRPSNYTKCVGRGNMAADLHNDHLRDKLRNATASDSVYLLDLNRAFTTIISPSDTDTVPQVAKQFKEKLRPCCESCDPNGYCGQVDKDGGAQYSVCSNPEKHFFWDDVHPTQAGWEAVMEQLERDIKDFLHISY is encoded by the exons ATGGATCTCATCATTACTGTGTCCAAG GTCATTGTATGCAAAGGAGCAGACCACGGTTGTAAACATTACAAGACAtgttttctatttatttatagCACATATACTTTGCTAAGTGTTAACCATGTGCGTCAACCGATGCGCGCGATGGCGCGCGCATTGCACTGGTACAATGGCCTCTTCGTGTTCGGAGATTCATTCGCCGACACAGGGAACTCCCCCAAGTCGGATCTGAGTGAAGTGACTCGCCAATGGTACAAACCCTATGGCTCCTCCCATGGTTTTCTCCGTGATCCAACCGGCCGCTTCTCCAACAGCTTGGTTCAGTCTGATTTCATCG CAAAGATTCTTGGGCGCTCCGAAGCTCCTCTGACCTACAGGCGCACGAAGGCCGGCTACCCGGACAAGTTCGGCGTCAACTTCGCCGTGGGCGGCGCCGGCGTCTTCGAGGTGCCGCGCGAGGCGCCGACGCTCGCCAGACAGATCGACGACTTCGAGAAGATGCTCGACGACGACAGGACCATCGGGAAATGGCAGCTCAGGCAGTCCGTCGCGCTGGTCGCCATCTCCGGCAACGACTACGCGCGCGTCGCCGCCAACACGAGCAGCGACGGCGCCGACATCACCGGATTCGTCGGGAACGTGACGGACGAGATCGCCAGGGGCGTGGACCGGCTGCGGAAGCTCGGGGTCACCAAGGTCCTCGTCAACACCCTGCACCCGCTCGCCTGCACGCCGTGGCAGTCCAGGCCGTCCAACTACACCAAGTGCGTCGGCCGCGGCAACATGGCCGCCGACTTGCACAACGACCACCTCCGGGACAAGCTGCGGAACGCTACCGCCAGCGACAGCGTCTACCTCCTCGACCTCAACCGGGccttcaccaccatcatcagtcCATCCGATACTGACACCG tcCCGCAGGTGGCGAAGCAGTTCAAGGAGAAGCTGAGGCCGTGCTGCGAGAGCTGCGATCCCAATGGCTACTGCGGGCAGGTGGACAAGGATGGCGGCGCGCAGTACAGCGTCTGCTCCAACCCGGAGAAGCACTTCTTCTGGGACGACGTGCACCCGACGCAGGCAGGCTGGGAGGCCGTCATGGAGCAGCTCGAACGGGACATCAAGGATTTCCTCCACATTTCCTACTAG
- the LOC8084814 gene encoding GDSL esterase/lipase At5g03610 isoform X3, with the protein MRAMARALHWYNGLFVFGDSFADTGNSPKSDLSEVTRQWYKPYGSSHGFLRDPTGRFSNSLVQSDFIAKILGRSEAPLTYRRTKAGYPDKFGVNFAVGGAGVFEVPREAPTLARQIDDFEKMLDDDRTIGKWQLRQSVALVAISGNDYARVAANTSSDGADITGFVGNVTDEIARGVDRLRKLGVTKVLVNTLHPLACTPWQSRPSNYTKCVGRGNMAADLHNDHLRDKLRNATASDSVYLLDLNRAFTTIISPSDTDTVPQVAKQFKEKLRPCCESCDPNGYCGQVDKDGGAQYSVCSNPEKHFFWDDVHPTQAGWEAVMEQLERDIKDFLHISY; encoded by the exons ATGCGCGCGATGGCGCGCGCATTGCACTGGTACAATGGCCTCTTCGTGTTCGGAGATTCATTCGCCGACACAGGGAACTCCCCCAAGTCGGATCTGAGTGAAGTGACTCGCCAATGGTACAAACCCTATGGCTCCTCCCATGGTTTTCTCCGTGATCCAACCGGCCGCTTCTCCAACAGCTTGGTTCAGTCTGATTTCATCG CAAAGATTCTTGGGCGCTCCGAAGCTCCTCTGACCTACAGGCGCACGAAGGCCGGCTACCCGGACAAGTTCGGCGTCAACTTCGCCGTGGGCGGCGCCGGCGTCTTCGAGGTGCCGCGCGAGGCGCCGACGCTCGCCAGACAGATCGACGACTTCGAGAAGATGCTCGACGACGACAGGACCATCGGGAAATGGCAGCTCAGGCAGTCCGTCGCGCTGGTCGCCATCTCCGGCAACGACTACGCGCGCGTCGCCGCCAACACGAGCAGCGACGGCGCCGACATCACCGGATTCGTCGGGAACGTGACGGACGAGATCGCCAGGGGCGTGGACCGGCTGCGGAAGCTCGGGGTCACCAAGGTCCTCGTCAACACCCTGCACCCGCTCGCCTGCACGCCGTGGCAGTCCAGGCCGTCCAACTACACCAAGTGCGTCGGCCGCGGCAACATGGCCGCCGACTTGCACAACGACCACCTCCGGGACAAGCTGCGGAACGCTACCGCCAGCGACAGCGTCTACCTCCTCGACCTCAACCGGGccttcaccaccatcatcagtcCATCCGATACTGACACCG tcCCGCAGGTGGCGAAGCAGTTCAAGGAGAAGCTGAGGCCGTGCTGCGAGAGCTGCGATCCCAATGGCTACTGCGGGCAGGTGGACAAGGATGGCGGCGCGCAGTACAGCGTCTGCTCCAACCCGGAGAAGCACTTCTTCTGGGACGACGTGCACCCGACGCAGGCAGGCTGGGAGGCCGTCATGGAGCAGCTCGAACGGGACATCAAGGATTTCCTCCACATTTCCTACTAG
- the LOC8084814 gene encoding GDSL esterase/lipase At5g03610 isoform X2 — MTSSSGCTKVIVCKGADHGCKHYKTCFLFIYSTYTLLSVNHVRQPMRAMARALHWYNGLFVFGDSFADTGNSPKSDLSEVTRQWYKPYGSSHGFLRDPTGRFSNSLVQSDFIAKILGRSEAPLTYRRTKAGYPDKFGVNFAVGGAGVFEVPREAPTLARQIDDFEKMLDDDRTIGKWQLRQSVALVAISGNDYARVAANTSSDGADITGFVGNVTDEIARGVDRLRKLGVTKVLVNTLHPLACTPWQSRPSNYTKCVGRGNMAADLHNDHLRDKLRNATASDSVYLLDLNRAFTTIISPSDTDTVPQVAKQFKEKLRPCCESCDPNGYCGQVDKDGGAQYSVCSNPEKHFFWDDVHPTQAGWEAVMEQLERDIKDFLHISY; from the exons ATGACAAGCTCTTCTGGTTGTACAAAG GTCATTGTATGCAAAGGAGCAGACCACGGTTGTAAACATTACAAGACAtgttttctatttatttatagCACATATACTTTGCTAAGTGTTAACCATGTGCGTCAACCGATGCGCGCGATGGCGCGCGCATTGCACTGGTACAATGGCCTCTTCGTGTTCGGAGATTCATTCGCCGACACAGGGAACTCCCCCAAGTCGGATCTGAGTGAAGTGACTCGCCAATGGTACAAACCCTATGGCTCCTCCCATGGTTTTCTCCGTGATCCAACCGGCCGCTTCTCCAACAGCTTGGTTCAGTCTGATTTCATCG CAAAGATTCTTGGGCGCTCCGAAGCTCCTCTGACCTACAGGCGCACGAAGGCCGGCTACCCGGACAAGTTCGGCGTCAACTTCGCCGTGGGCGGCGCCGGCGTCTTCGAGGTGCCGCGCGAGGCGCCGACGCTCGCCAGACAGATCGACGACTTCGAGAAGATGCTCGACGACGACAGGACCATCGGGAAATGGCAGCTCAGGCAGTCCGTCGCGCTGGTCGCCATCTCCGGCAACGACTACGCGCGCGTCGCCGCCAACACGAGCAGCGACGGCGCCGACATCACCGGATTCGTCGGGAACGTGACGGACGAGATCGCCAGGGGCGTGGACCGGCTGCGGAAGCTCGGGGTCACCAAGGTCCTCGTCAACACCCTGCACCCGCTCGCCTGCACGCCGTGGCAGTCCAGGCCGTCCAACTACACCAAGTGCGTCGGCCGCGGCAACATGGCCGCCGACTTGCACAACGACCACCTCCGGGACAAGCTGCGGAACGCTACCGCCAGCGACAGCGTCTACCTCCTCGACCTCAACCGGGccttcaccaccatcatcagtcCATCCGATACTGACACCG tcCCGCAGGTGGCGAAGCAGTTCAAGGAGAAGCTGAGGCCGTGCTGCGAGAGCTGCGATCCCAATGGCTACTGCGGGCAGGTGGACAAGGATGGCGGCGCGCAGTACAGCGTCTGCTCCAACCCGGAGAAGCACTTCTTCTGGGACGACGTGCACCCGACGCAGGCAGGCTGGGAGGCCGTCATGGAGCAGCTCGAACGGGACATCAAGGATTTCCTCCACATTTCCTACTAG
- the LOC8084815 gene encoding uncharacterized protein LOC8084815, producing MRIKKGNPVEVWTQEAGSPVGAWRGGEVTWGNGHSYTIRWHDGDGEVSGRISRKSVRPRPPPAPVPRDLGAGDMVEAFDDDDCLWKCAEVQGANAANDRHLDVKIVGAAKVLTVPPQRLRVRQMLRDDDVWVALHKDNHVAVQSAMPPHRAIVGMGVGRGKGGYKPMAPGFTPFLQKRSFGMLGSTSDTSSHGKRFEDDTKKRLKQEPRCGVQAPVPNVCVNNRQDEMSGEDCDDDAGIGINPDDDDDHRQKQHQQHERKDDKEEEEDDDDDSDSDSSSEDSSSGSDSDSRTRSIDAGKDCPATPTTRPCNVQEADQLLQPVKKEQPIIKVKEERQSVKKEQHCDDIAESREMKSEPLKDQIQMGATTVREHIHSLELEAYAALMKAFHACGDALSWEKEGLLSDLRVHLHISNDEHLQVLNVILNRKSRTRGPH from the exons ATGAGGATCAAGAAAGGGAATCCGGTGGAGGTGTGGACGCAGGAGGCCGGGTCGCCGGTGGGCGCGTGGCGCGGCGGGGAGGTCACGTGGGGCAACGGCCACTCGTACACCATACGGTGgcacgacggcgacggcgaggtgTCCGGGCGCATCTCGAGGAAGTCGGTCCGGCCGCGCCCGCCGCCCGCGCCGGTGCCGCGCGACCTGGGCGCCGGGGACATGGTCGAGGcgttcgacgacgacgactgccTGTGGAAGTGCGCCGAGGTCCAGGGTGCTAACGCCGCCAACGACCGCCACTTGGACGTCAAGATCGTCGGCGCCGCCAAGGTCCTCACGGTCCCGCCGCAAAGGCTCCGCGTCCGCCAGATGCTCAGGGACGACGACGTCTGGGTCGCGCTCCACAAG GATAACCATGTCGCCGTCCAGAGCGCGATGCCGCCGCATCGTGCCATCGTCGGCATGGGCGTCGGCAGAGGCAAAGGCGGCTACAAGCCCATGGCGCCAGGCTTCACGCCGTTCTTGCAGAAGAGGAGCTTCGGCATGTTGGGTTCTACTTCTGACACAAGCTCCCATGGCAAGAGATTTGAGGACGACACCAAGAAGAGGCTTAAGCAAGAACCCAGATGTGGAGTCCAAGCGCCAGTCCCAAACGTGTGCGTGAACAACAGGCAGGACGAGATGAGCGGCGAAGATTGTGACGACGACGCTGGAATAGGCATTAAtcccgatgatgatgatgaccatCGGCAGAAACAGCACCAGCAGCACGAGCGCAAGGACGacaaggaggaggaagaagacgacgacgacgacagtgaTTCTGACTCGTCTTCAGAAGACAGCAGCAGTGGAAGTGACAGTGACAGCAGAACCAGGAGCATCGACGCCGGCAAGGATTGCCCTGCAACTCCCACCACCAGGCCTTGTAACGTTCAGGAGGCCGATCAGCTGCTGCAACCCGTCAAGAAAGAGCAACCCATCATCAAGGTCAAGGAAGAACGACAATCCGTCAAGAAAGAACAACATTGTGACGACATAGCTGAATCACGTGAGATGAAAAGCGAGCCCCTGAAGGATCAGATTCAGATGGGGGCGACGACGGTGCGGGAACACATCCACAGTCTGGAGCTGGAGGCCTACGCTGCTCTGATGAAGGCGTTCCATGCGTGCGGCGACGCGCTGAGCTGGGAGAAGGAGGGGCTGCTCAGTGACCTTCGCGTGCACCTCCATATCTCCAACGACGAGCACCTGCAGGTGCTCAATGTGATCTTGAACCGCAAGAGCAGAACCAGAGGGCCTCACTGA